The following are from one region of the Nicotiana tomentosiformis chromosome 7, ASM39032v3, whole genome shotgun sequence genome:
- the LOC104097801 gene encoding uncharacterized protein, with translation MESKWRKILTLLYTTMILTHGVRAWTGEIHGRVVCDVCADSSIGPEDHVLEGAEVAVLCITKSGEVLNYQAFTNSMGIYRVAETMPESDRWDACLARSISSFHEHCKHILDGKSGVKFSYNHPSGHSHTVRPFVYSPASVPTFCI, from the exons ATGGAGTCAAAATGGAGGAAGATATTGACTCTACTTTACACGACTATGATACTAACACACGGAGTAAGAGCATGGACTGGTGAAATCCATGGCAGAGTTGTTTGTGATGTTTGCGCAGACTCTTCAATTGGTCCTGAAGATCATGTTTTAGAAG GTGCTGAGGTTGCTGTTCTTTGTATAACTAAATCTGGGGAAGTTCTAAATTATCAGGCATTCACAAACTCAATGGGCATTTACAGAGTAGCAGAGACAATGCCAGAGAGTGATCGTTGGGATGCATGCCTTGCGAGATCCATTAGCAGCTTCCATGAACACTGCAAACATATACTAGATGGAAAATCGGGTGTGAAGTTCAGCTATAATCATCCTTCTGGGCATTCCCACACAGTCAGACCGTTCGTATATAGTCCAGCCAGTGTCCCAACATTCTGCATCTAG